In Pseudorasbora parva isolate DD20220531a chromosome 9, ASM2467924v1, whole genome shotgun sequence, the following proteins share a genomic window:
- the pfn2a gene encoding profilin 2a isoform X1, whose product MSWQSYVDNLMADGSCQDAAIVGYTDAKYVWASSEGGTFSGITPDEIDVIVGKDREGFFTSGLTLGKKKCSVIRDSLPLEGDWTMDIRTKSHNGEPTYNVSIGRAGKVLVIVMGKEGTHGGSLNKKAFSMAEYLRKVGY is encoded by the exons ATGTCTTGGCAAAGCTACGTGGATAACCTGATGGCCGATGGCAGCTGCCAGGATGCCGCCATTGTTGGCTACACGGACGCCAAATATGTCTGGGCATCGTCAGAGGGGGGTACTTTTAGCGGTATAACG CCTGATGAAATCGATGTCATTGTTGGCAAAGACCGAGAGGGCTTCTTCACCAGTGGGCTGACTTTAGGGAAAAAGAAGTGCTCTGTGATCAGAGACAGTCTTCCACTGGAAGGGGACTGGACAATGGACATCAGGACAAAGAGTCATAATGGAGAGCCGACATACAACGTTTCCATAGGCAGAGCTGGCAAAG TGTTGGTTATAGTCATGGGAAAGGAAGGTACCCACGGAGGATCGCTCAACAAGAAAGCATTTAGCATGGCTGAGTACCTGAGGAAAGTTGGATACTAA
- the pfn2a gene encoding profilin 2a isoform X2 — protein MSWQSYVDNLMADGSCQDAAIVGYTDAKYVWASSEGGTFSGITPDEIDVIVGKDREGFFTSGLTLGKKKCSVIRDSLPLEGDWTMDIRTKSHNGEPTYNVSIGRAGKVLVLVMGKEGVHGGGLNKKAYSMAKYLRDSGF, from the exons ATGTCTTGGCAAAGCTACGTGGATAACCTGATGGCCGATGGCAGCTGCCAGGATGCCGCCATTGTTGGCTACACGGACGCCAAATATGTCTGGGCATCGTCAGAGGGGGGTACTTTTAGCGGTATAACG CCTGATGAAATCGATGTCATTGTTGGCAAAGACCGAGAGGGCTTCTTCACCAGTGGGCTGACTTTAGGGAAAAAGAAGTGCTCTGTGATCAGAGACAGTCTTCCACTGGAAGGGGACTGGACAATGGACATCAGGACAAAGAGTCATAATGGAGAGCCGACATACAACGTTTCCATAGGCAGAGCTGGCAAAG TCTTGGTTCTTGTAATGGGCAAAGAAGGGGTCCATGGAGGCGGATTGAATAAGAAGGCATACTCAATGGCAAAATACTTGAGGGATTCAGGGTTCTAA
- the LOC137090267 gene encoding histone-lysine N-methyltransferase 2D-like: MAFKEKQILSFFLFICFSFIKVNGFAVFNDGTKFGSLGSFYKSARTKESFDRGDEKPKSEEQVGRLLVWQDRASHSHGDISDRFSSNLGIQSRPDETAYQSDDSGWMKLQPLWGQVYGPNTMYTPTVERLLDMKPKVDCVGDMMKLTVHGREAPFGSSFLIDRGSLQPLPLSQLPSECGHRFLRTWRDFAFIIPYDGCYVSQEKNTFVLPLLWWGLPVKMSCSSPTLVQRAPTVSCYTNGMIVRLYRGASENLMVKVINEWQPLLKGSARCGYSLVSHAEGVVIHAPYMPCTEPKDGMFTLSMAMEEEFNLSCPALTVNLPISLPDRAPANYIQTSMLNAPISPKLPSTTVTTTTTTKTTQPITTRSTVQKLPTPPLPYYIPGQPNFKPVPPSYPFLPFPPNVPPKVLPQGPTIAAPPTAITQQPQTPVYIKRPPTWYPWNPKPSMDLTPVPSQSPAFQYPRKQLLLPPTKAPKTPLSPLLKPTSIPQDKLTSTMPVVPPVQWAPMFPPRNLVHPLNDRKPEFVAPSNVFPQNPYWPYYQNKPGPPKPEDAPPKPKDAPTKPKDAPPKPKDAPPKPKDAPPKPKDAPPKPKDAPPKPNDPPPKPKDAPPKPKEAPPMPSPTREAGPQLFHPWYNPFPPRLPVMLPVPTKVPPGNIVSTSGAVASGSTTYQSVDKGHPIKPKSDISQIPYPTPSTPKFPDFNIHAPINTCLTPICLSHALSLHGQISCPCPPLISYHHHNHHYFGHPPVFNLDPSSRIKISGQIPSSPVISAGSTQFVQGMGYSYGPLSSGGSIVPPASDNTAIQYLANNPIIKGFRKLDSTNVSTWSSMKPANVAPVIGPLGPSRPLQKGPVAEPLVYSNQSLKPAIYQAEMERYVPPQGPLTQALLVAPNKVPFFEKMVQYAISLKPTMPPAHGKNLYMNHWYQATYSNARPPISDSPTKDSFSQLSLPQPSNKYNPFEPSATLPQSSSKNPFEPSATLPQSSSKNPFEPSATSPQPEQISSSNLPVMNPLQYNRQSGESVVPFFRNTYWVPAVQTNQDALLSRITQKDPSTVVKGMQRAGNTN, from the exons ATGGCGTTTAAAGAGAAACAGATcctgagtttttttttgtttatttgttttagttttattaaagTTAACGGTTTTGCAGTGTTTAATGATGGAACGAAATTTGGTTCCCTGGGCTCTTTTTACAAGAGTGCCCGGACAAAGGAGTCATTTGACCGAGGAGACGAAAAGCCAAAATCTGAAGAACAGGTTGGGCGCCTTCTCGTTTGGCAAGACCGAGCTTCACATTCTCATGGCGATATTAGTGACCGTTTTTCTTCGAATCTCGGTATTCAAAGTCGACCCGATGAGACCGCATACCAGTCAGATGATTCAG GCTGGATGAAGTTGCAACCTCTTTGGGGGCAGGTTTATGGTCCAAACACCATGTATACTCCAACAGTAGAAAGGCTTCTTGATATGAAACCCAAAGTAGATTGTGTTGGAGATATGATGAAACTAACAGTTCATGGACGAGAGGCTCCTTTTGGGTCCAGCTTTCTTATTGATAGAG GAAGCCTTCAACCACTTCCATTGTCACAGCTGCCTTCAGAATGTGGCCATAGATTTCTGAGAACATGGAGAGACTTTGCTTTCATTATTCCATATGATGGATGTTATGTATCACAAGAG AAAAACACGTTTGTTCTGCCCTTACTTTGGTGGGGATTGCCTGTGAAAATGTCTTGTTCCTCACCAACTTTGGTACAGAGGGCTCCAACTGTCTCTTGCTACACGAATGGCATGATTGTGAGGCTGTATAGAGGGGCCTCTGAGAACCTAATGGTCAAAG TAATAAATGAGTGGCAGCCTCTACTGAAAGGATCGGCTAGATGTGGATACAGCTTGGTGTCCCATGCAGAAGGTGTAGTCATCCATGCCCCGTACATGCCATGCACTGAGCCAAAG GATGGGATGTTCACTCTCAGCATGGCAATGGAGGAGGAGTTTAATCTGTCCTGCCCAGCATTGACAGTTAATCTTCCTATAAGTTTGCCTGATCGTGCACCAGCAAATTATATACAAACTTCTATGCTTAATGCTCCTATTTCACCAAAACTCCCCTCCACCACCGTTACTACTACAACTACTACTAAAACCACTCAGCCAATCACCACACGTTCAACAGTTCAGAAGTTGCCCACTCCTCCCCTTCCTTATTACATCCCTGGCCAGCCAAATTTTAAACCTGTTCCTCCTAGTTACCCTTTTCTACCTTTTCCTCCAAACGTGCCACCAAAGGTTCTTCCTCAAGGTCCCACAATTGCGGCTCCCCCAACTGCTATTACCCAGCAGCCACAAACACCCGTTTACATAAAACGCCCTCCAACTTGGTACCCATGGAATCCTAAGCCCAGCATGGATCTCACCCCTGTCCCCAGTCAAAGTCCAGCTTTCCAATATCCaagaaaacaacttttgttgCCTCCTACCAAGGCTCCTAAAACCCCTCTCAGTCCCCTCCTAAAACCCACAAGCATTCCTCAGGATAAGTTGACATCAACAATGCCTGTTGTCCCTCCTGTGCAATGGGCACCCATGTTTCCTCCCAGAAATTTGGTGCATCCTTTAAATGATAGAAAACCTGAATTTGTTGCTCCCTCAAACGTCTTTCCACAAAACCCCTACTGGCCTTATTACCAAAACAAACCAGGACCCCCAAAACCAGAGGATGCCCCACCGAAACCCAAGGATGCCCCGACGAAACCCAAGGATGCCCCGCCGAAACCCAAGGATGCCCCGCCGAAACCCAAGGATGCCCCGCCGAAACCCAAGGATGCCCCACCGAAACCCAAGGATGCCCCACCGAAACCAAACGATCCCCCACCAAAACCAAAGGATGCCCCACCAAAACCAAAGGAAGCCCCACCTATGCCTTCCCCTACAAGAGAGGCAGGACCACAGCTCTTCCATCCATGGTACAATCCCTTCCCACCACGCTTGCCTGTAATGTTGCCTGTTCCTACAAAAGTCCCCCCAGGTAATATTGTTTCCACCTCTGGGGCTGTTGCGTCCGGTTCAACCACATACCAATCAGTTGATAAGGGTCATCCTATAAAACCAAAGTCTGATATTTCCCAAATCCCTTATCCTACCCCTTCAACCCCCAAATTTCCTGACTTTAATATACATGCCCCCATAAATACTTGCCTGACTCCAATTTGTTTGTCCCATGCACTTTCTCTTCATGGTCAAATTTCCTGCCCTTGCCCACCTTTAATATCCTACCACCACCACAACCATCACTACTTTGGTCATCCTCCAGTGTTTAATTTAGACCCTTCTAGTCGGATTAAAATTTCAGGCCAAATTCCATCATCTCCAGTTATATCTGCAGGTTCAACCCAGTTTGTTCAGGGCATGGGTTATAGTTATGGCCCGCTATCTTCAGGTGGTTCTATTGTACCACCAGCTTCAGATAATACAGCAATCCAGTATTTAGCAAATAATCCCATCATCAAGGGTTTTAGAAAACTAGATTCAACTAATGTCTCCACATGGTCTTCAATGAAACCTGCAAATGTTGCTCCTGTTATAGGCCCTTTGGGGCCCTCTAGACCCTTACAAAAAGGACCAGTTGCTGAACCTCTTGTCTATTCAAACCAAAGCCTAAAACCTGCAATTTACCAGGCTGAGATGGAACGGTATGTTCCCCCACAGGGACCTCTCACGCAGGCACTGTTAGTTGCTCCAAATAAAGTTCCCTTTTTTGAGAAAATGGTCCAATATGCCATTTCTTTGAAACCTACAATGCCCCCAGCTCATGGCAAAAATCTGTATATGAATCACTGGTATCAAGCTACTTATTCAAATGCTAGGCCCCCAATATCTGACTCTCCGACAAAAGACTCTTTCAGCCAGTTGTCATTACCTCAGCCTTCCAATAAGTATAATCCATTTGAGCCCTCAGCCACACTACCTCAGTCATCCAGTAAAAATCCATTTGAACCGTCAGCAACACTACCTCAGTCATCCAGTAAAAATCCATTTGAGCCTTCAGCCACATCACCTCAACCAGAGCAAATCAGCAGTAGTAACCTTCCAGTAATGAACCCTCTGCAGTATAACCGTCAAAGTGGAGAATCTGTGGTTCCTTTTTTTAGGAACACGTATTGGGTTCCTGCTGTTCAAACTAACCAGGATGCTTTGCTCTCCCGCATCACCCAGAAG gatccATCCACAGTAGTCAAAGGAATGCAGAGAGCTGGAAACACTAACTAA
- the ahsg2 gene encoding alpha-2-HS-glycoprotein 2, whose protein sequence is MQLWASVAVLGLLVMGSWAQGLMPTFSFPPCDSPEAEAAALVAQDFLNAQHTHGYKYALNRIEKVKILSKPGQVDTYLLELDLLETTCHVLDPTPVSLCPVRQKQNTAVEADCDFALTNTPQGLSVVAFKCQTETETKDDCVGCPLLIPLNDTDGLQLIASSLDSFSKNNTLNTKFALLEIGRMSSQIVGGGLKYFAEYAIIGTNCTSQDDDICIPQNHTVAIHGLCLAEGSANLNDVDCKIFGATQTVDLASNATVQVQQLLHAHTFGPQHNPIIHGLRHHKLTALHDPAASGLLSAESAESAEVVVVPTEAPIVKREVSAPEGPAVDAAADGAVNATVVLEKTSILSEPVILAPICPGIKKHF, encoded by the exons ATGCAGCTCTGGGCTTCAGTGGCTGTTCTTGGGCTCCTGGTAATGGGCTCATGGGCACAGGGGCTGATGCCAACTTTCAGCTTTCCTCCCTGCGATTCCCCGGAGGCTGAAGCAGCGGCTCTGGTGGCGCAGGATTTCCTCAACGCTCAGCACACCCACGGTTACAAATATGCCCTGAATCGCATTGAGAAAGTCAAGATCCTCTCCAAG CCAGGTCAAGTAGACACCTATCTTCTGGAGTTGGACTTGCTGGAAACTACATGTCATGTCTTAGATCCAACACCAGTGAGCCTGTGTCCAGTCAGACAAAAGCAAAATACG GCTGTTGAGGCAGATTGTGATTTTGCCCTGACAAATACACCTCAAGGTCTGTCTGTTGTGGCATTCAAGTGTCAAACTGAAAcgg AAACAAAGGATGATTGCGTAGGCTGCCCTCTCCTCATTCCTTTAAATGACACGGATGGCCTCCAACTCATCGCAAGCTCTTTAGATAGTTTCAGTAAAAACAATACGCTAAACACTAAGTTTGCACTCCTTGAAATTGGACGAATGTCATCCCAG ATTGTCGGCGGCGGACTCAAGTACTTTGCAGAATATGCTATTATTGGGACTAACTGCACAAGTCAAGATGATGATATATGCATCCCTCAGAATCACACTGTTGCT ATTCATGGCCTCTGTCTAGCTGAAGGTTCTGCCAACCTGAATGATGTTGATTGCAAAATCTTCGGCGCA ACCCAAACTGTGGACCTGGCAAGCAATGCCACAGTGCAAGTCCAACAACTTCTGCATGCACACACCTTTGGACCTCAACACAACCCCATCATTCATGGCCTCAGACATCACAAGCTGACAGCACTTCATGACCCTGCGGCAAGCGGCCTGCTTTCTGCAGAATCTGCTGAGTCAGCTGAGGTAGTGGTGGTGCCAACGGAAGCTCCTATTGTAAAGAGGGAGGTTTCTGCACCAGAAGGGCCGGCAGTAGATGCAGCAGCAGATGGAGCAGTAAATGCAACAGTAGTGCTAGAAAAGACATCCATTCTTTCAGAGCCAGTTATCCTAGCTCCAATCTGTCCAGGaataaagaaacatttctga